One Mesorhizobium loti genomic window carries:
- a CDS encoding Probable urate catabolism protein — MPYLPVRDLIGYGAKPPAAEWPGGAKLALNIVVNYEEGAEYSIGEGDGVSEAILSDLAVSPAVPGLRNRNMESLYEYGSRVGVWRLASLFGEKGIVPTFYVVGRALELNPAAGKAIAALGSDIVCHGWRWIDYAPLSEAEERNHIAMTVDTVQRLTGIRPLGWYTGRPSLNTRRLVAEHGGFLFDCDDYNDDLPYFVDVDGKRHLVVPHSFDNNDSRFSRGSGLETGSQFFEYVSDGVDWLLAEGGHTPRMMTVSLHCRLAARPGRMIGLARFLDKIKANPDIWICRRSDLAQHWLDRFGG; from the coding sequence ATGCCGTATCTGCCTGTCCGTGACCTTATCGGCTATGGCGCCAAGCCTCCGGCCGCTGAGTGGCCCGGCGGCGCCAAACTGGCACTCAACATCGTCGTCAACTACGAGGAAGGCGCAGAATACAGCATCGGCGAGGGCGACGGCGTCTCCGAGGCGATCCTGTCGGACCTTGCGGTGTCCCCGGCAGTGCCCGGCCTGCGCAACCGCAACATGGAATCGCTCTACGAATACGGTTCGCGCGTCGGCGTCTGGCGGCTCGCTTCGCTGTTTGGCGAAAAGGGCATCGTTCCGACTTTCTATGTCGTCGGCAGGGCGCTGGAACTCAATCCGGCGGCCGGCAAGGCGATCGCCGCACTCGGCAGCGACATCGTCTGCCATGGCTGGCGGTGGATCGACTACGCGCCGCTGAGCGAGGCCGAAGAACGCAATCACATTGCGATGACCGTGGACACCGTCCAGCGCCTGACCGGCATTCGCCCGCTCGGCTGGTACACGGGCCGGCCCAGTCTCAACACCCGGCGGCTGGTGGCGGAGCATGGCGGCTTCCTGTTCGATTGCGACGACTACAATGACGACCTGCCCTATTTTGTCGACGTCGATGGCAAGCGGCACCTGGTCGTCCCGCACAGTTTCGACAACAATGACAGCCGCTTTTCGCGCGGCTCCGGTCTGGAGACCGGCAGCCAGTTCTTCGAATATGTCAGCGATGGCGTGGACTGGCTGCTGGCCGAAGGCGGGCACACACCGCGCATGATGACCGTGTCGCTGCACTGCCGGCTGGCGGCCCGGCCGGGCCGTATGATCGGGCTCGCCCGCTTCCTCGACAAGATCAAGGCCAATCCGGACATCTGGATCTGCCGCCGCTCCGACCTTGCCCAACATTGGCTGGATCGGTTCGGCGGCTGA
- a CDS encoding hydrolase, protein MDMAAEVASDHFISRRVDIGRITLNVRQRGSGPLMLFFHGITSNSAVFEPLMARLSDRFTTIAVDQRGHGLSDKPETGYEANDYAEDIAGLIRTLDRGPPVLVGHSLGARNSVTAAAKYPDLVRSVIAIDFTPYIETEALDALEARVNAGSQLFEDVGAVEAYLAGRYPNIPAPAIRIRAESGYQPVDGGLRPLASPAAMAQTAKGLRADLVPAYRDVTKPVLIVRGETSKLVSAAALSKTSQLRPDLPVVVVPGADHYVNEVSPEITLKAITNFIDA, encoded by the coding sequence ATGGACATGGCGGCAGAGGTAGCTTCCGACCACTTCATCTCGCGACGGGTCGACATTGGCCGCATCACCTTGAACGTGCGCCAGAGGGGCAGCGGCCCGTTGATGCTGTTCTTCCATGGCATCACTTCCAACTCCGCCGTCTTCGAGCCGTTGATGGCCCGGCTCTCGGATCGGTTTACGACGATTGCGGTTGACCAGAGGGGGCATGGCCTCAGCGACAAGCCGGAAACCGGCTACGAGGCGAATGACTACGCGGAAGACATCGCCGGCCTGATACGCACGCTCGATCGCGGCCCTCCCGTCCTCGTCGGACATTCGCTTGGTGCCAGGAATTCCGTCACCGCCGCGGCGAAATACCCGGATCTGGTGCGGTCGGTCATAGCAATCGACTTTACGCCGTACATCGAGACCGAAGCGTTGGACGCGCTGGAAGCGCGGGTGAACGCGGGGAGCCAGCTTTTCGAGGATGTCGGGGCTGTCGAAGCATATCTCGCCGGCCGCTATCCGAACATTCCCGCTCCCGCCATCAGGATCAGGGCCGAAAGTGGCTATCAGCCGGTCGACGGCGGATTGCGTCCGTTGGCCTCGCCCGCGGCGATGGCGCAGACCGCCAAGGGCCTGCGAGCGGACCTGGTGCCGGCCTACCGCGACGTGACGAAGCCTGTCCTCATCGTTCGCGGCGAGACGAGCAAATTGGTTTCGGCGGCGGCGCTGTCCAAGACAAGCCAGCTGCGGCCCGATCTGCCTGTCGTCGTCGTCCCGGGCGCCGACCACTACGTCAACGAGGTCTCTCCCGAGATCACGCTGAAAGCCATCACCAACTTCATAGACGCCTGA
- a CDS encoding Probable aminotransferase, translating to MPLKAATHIEAMSAFALANFGGYDRPTLAQNESAFPPSPRAIAAGRDAIARSHLYPDPDWTALREALAQAYGVERSLVLCGAGSMDLISCTVAAFAGPGDEVLGTAFAYNFAASAAARVGAVYVKAEERDLTVSIDNILAAVTPATRIVFVCNPGNPTGTRIRNSELLRLRAALRPDVLLVIDQAYGEFDDQDPGPIFALAARGDTVVLRTLSKAYGLAGARVGWGLFAPSVAAEMRKMQNSNQVTTPSLAMAVAAVQDQAYMRETVARTAVIRDRYAHDLRSAGYHVPESRTNFVLIRFSSAAAAEAAERTLRGADIIVRSLGGYGLTDCLRATVGPQEIMDRALHILIDMRGG from the coding sequence GTGCCGCTGAAAGCAGCCACCCATATCGAGGCCATGTCTGCCTTCGCGCTTGCGAATTTCGGCGGCTATGACCGGCCGACCCTTGCCCAGAACGAAAGCGCCTTTCCACCCAGCCCCAGGGCGATTGCCGCCGGCCGGGACGCGATTGCCCGCAGCCATCTCTATCCCGATCCGGACTGGACAGCGCTGCGCGAAGCGCTCGCACAAGCCTACGGGGTCGAGCGCAGCCTGGTCTTGTGCGGCGCCGGTTCGATGGACCTGATCAGTTGCACCGTCGCGGCGTTTGCCGGGCCAGGCGATGAGGTGCTGGGCACCGCCTTTGCCTATAATTTCGCCGCGTCCGCCGCCGCGCGTGTTGGTGCAGTCTACGTCAAGGCAGAAGAGCGCGATCTCACCGTTTCGATCGACAACATCCTGGCTGCCGTCACGCCAGCAACGCGTATCGTCTTCGTCTGCAATCCGGGTAATCCGACCGGCACCCGTATCCGCAACAGCGAACTGCTGCGGCTGCGCGCGGCGTTGCGGCCGGACGTGCTCCTCGTAATCGATCAGGCCTATGGCGAATTCGACGACCAAGACCCAGGACCGATTTTTGCGCTCGCCGCGCGTGGCGATACGGTGGTGTTGCGCACCCTCTCCAAAGCCTATGGCCTGGCCGGCGCGCGCGTCGGCTGGGGACTGTTCGCGCCTTCGGTCGCGGCTGAAATGCGCAAGATGCAGAATTCGAACCAGGTCACGACACCGAGCCTGGCAATGGCCGTCGCGGCCGTGCAGGACCAGGCCTATATGCGCGAAACAGTGGCCCGCACGGCCGTGATCCGCGATCGGTATGCGCATGATCTGCGGTCTGCCGGCTACCATGTTCCCGAAAGCCGGACGAATTTCGTACTGATCCGCTTCTCCAGTGCAGCCGCCGCAGAAGCCGCCGAGAGAACTTTACGCGGCGCCGATATCATCGTGCGCAGCCTGGGCGGCTACGGCCTCACGGACTGCTTGCGCGCGACGGTCGGCCCGCAAGAGATAATGGATCGAGCACTGCACATACTGATCGACATGCGCGGCGGATAG
- a CDS encoding dehydrogenase codes for MTRADVERRPNCDIVIVGGGSAGTLLAARLSEDPDSRVLLIEAGEEATDPDIWNPAAWPALQGRSYDWDYRTQPQAGTAGRVHHWARGRLIGGSSCLHAMGYMRGHPSDFQAWVDATGDRRWGWDELLPVFQAIEDHPLGGDGIHGKGGPLPIHLPADEVSPLACAFIEAGASLGLPRLEGHNSGAMIGVTPNSLNIRDGRRVTAADAWLTGAVRGRENLTILTGSRVRRLNLERNQVRSLEVAGQQGPVEIFADQIVLCAGALESPALLMRSGIGPRDVLDAADVGCLIDMPEIGRNLQDHLLGAGNLYAARKPVPPSRLQHSESMAYMRADDFAATGQPEIVVGCGIAPIVSECFQAPAAGTAYSLLFGITHPTSRGSVRISGRELGDPLIIDPAYLQTGRDRALFRKALEAARTIGHGDELAGWRERELLPGALNSAAEIDDFIARSVITHHHPCGTCRMGKDPDAVVDADLRLKALDNLFVVDASIMPSLTAGPIHAAVLAIAETFARRHREILQS; via the coding sequence ATGACCAGGGCCGATGTCGAGCGTAGACCGAATTGCGATATCGTCATCGTCGGCGGCGGTTCGGCCGGGACGTTGCTTGCCGCGCGACTGAGTGAAGATCCGGACAGTCGAGTTCTGCTGATCGAGGCGGGCGAAGAGGCGACGGACCCCGACATCTGGAACCCCGCCGCGTGGCCGGCGCTTCAGGGCCGCAGCTACGATTGGGACTATCGCACGCAGCCGCAGGCCGGCACCGCGGGCCGGGTCCATCATTGGGCGCGCGGGCGGTTGATCGGCGGCTCGAGTTGCCTGCACGCGATGGGCTACATGCGCGGTCATCCCTCGGATTTCCAGGCCTGGGTCGACGCGACCGGGGATCGCCGCTGGGGTTGGGATGAACTGCTGCCGGTTTTCCAGGCTATCGAAGACCACCCGCTTGGCGGCGACGGCATTCACGGCAAGGGCGGACCATTGCCGATCCATCTGCCGGCTGACGAAGTCAGTCCGCTTGCTTGTGCCTTCATCGAGGCAGGCGCATCATTGGGTCTGCCTCGCCTCGAGGGCCATAACAGCGGAGCGATGATCGGTGTCACCCCGAACTCCTTGAACATTCGCGATGGGCGGCGGGTCACAGCGGCGGACGCCTGGCTCACCGGGGCAGTTCGAGGCCGCGAAAACCTGACCATCCTTACGGGATCCCGAGTGCGGCGGCTCAATTTGGAACGCAATCAGGTCCGCAGCCTCGAGGTCGCAGGGCAACAGGGTCCGGTCGAAATCTTTGCGGATCAAATCGTGCTTTGCGCCGGAGCGCTGGAAAGTCCGGCTTTGCTGATGCGTTCGGGGATCGGTCCGCGTGATGTGCTCGATGCCGCGGACGTTGGCTGCCTGATCGATATGCCTGAAATCGGTCGAAACCTTCAGGACCATCTGCTTGGTGCCGGCAACCTTTATGCCGCCCGCAAGCCGGTGCCGCCGTCACGCCTCCAACATTCAGAGTCGATGGCCTATATGCGCGCCGACGACTTCGCCGCTACCGGCCAGCCTGAAATAGTCGTTGGTTGCGGCATCGCGCCGATCGTGTCCGAATGCTTCCAGGCACCTGCCGCCGGCACGGCCTACTCGCTGTTGTTCGGCATCACCCATCCGACGAGCCGCGGCAGCGTGCGCATAAGTGGGCGTGAGCTCGGCGATCCCCTGATCATCGACCCGGCATATCTGCAAACCGGCCGCGACCGCGCGCTGTTTCGCAAGGCACTCGAGGCGGCACGGACAATCGGGCATGGAGATGAACTCGCCGGCTGGCGAGAGCGCGAACTGCTGCCAGGCGCGCTGAACAGTGCGGCCGAGATCGACGACTTCATCGCGCGATCGGTCATCACGCACCATCATCCCTGCGGCACATGCAGGATGGGCAAGGACCCGGACGCCGTCGTCGATGCAGATCTACGGCTGAAGGCGCTCGACAATCTCTTTGTCGTGGACGCGTCGATCATGCCCAGCCTCACCGCGGGACCGATTCACGCCGCGGTCCTCGCGATCGCCGAGACCTTCGCTCGACGGCACCGGGAAATCCTACAATCCTGA
- a CDS encoding 3-hydroxybutyryl-CoA dehydrogenase: MIRRIAIIGMGTMGPGMAARLARGGLQVVAYDVAPAAIERARSMLGVAETVLDALGIAPPSTGAGAVRFTDDIGDAVSGADLVIENVPENISVKADVYRAIDGLIASDTIVASDTSGIPITKLQAHISHPERMVGMHWSNPPHIIPMIEVIAGENTAPQTVAVIRDLIRSIGLLPVVVKKDVPGFVENRVLYALLREAVDLVERGVIDPEDLDTCVSWGIGYKIAVIGPMALLDMAGLDIYKSVSSFLNADLSNRDDVAPMVLEKTNASKFGIKSGEGMFSYTPEQTKALQGERARKLVAVRRILEGRE, encoded by the coding sequence ATGATCCGACGTATCGCCATCATCGGTATGGGTACGATGGGGCCGGGCATGGCCGCCCGGCTCGCCAGAGGCGGCTTGCAGGTCGTCGCCTACGATGTTGCCCCGGCAGCGATCGAGCGCGCGAGATCCATGTTGGGCGTGGCCGAGACCGTTTTGGACGCCCTGGGCATCGCGCCGCCGTCGACCGGCGCTGGAGCGGTCCGCTTCACCGATGATATCGGCGATGCGGTATCGGGGGCCGACCTCGTCATCGAGAACGTCCCTGAAAACATTTCGGTCAAGGCCGATGTCTATCGCGCGATCGACGGCCTGATCGCCTCGGACACGATCGTCGCCTCCGACACGTCGGGTATCCCGATCACCAAGTTGCAGGCGCATATCTCGCATCCCGAGCGGATGGTGGGCATGCACTGGTCGAACCCGCCGCACATCATCCCGATGATCGAGGTGATCGCCGGCGAGAACACCGCGCCGCAAACCGTGGCTGTCATCCGCGACCTGATCCGCTCGATCGGTTTGCTGCCGGTGGTGGTGAAGAAGGACGTTCCGGGCTTCGTCGAGAACCGCGTGCTCTATGCGCTGCTGCGCGAGGCGGTCGACCTTGTCGAACGCGGCGTCATCGACCCGGAAGATCTCGACACCTGCGTGTCCTGGGGCATCGGCTACAAGATCGCCGTGATCGGGCCGATGGCGCTGCTCGATATGGCGGGCCTCGATATCTACAAGTCCGTCTCCTCCTTCCTCAATGCCGATCTCTCCAATCGCGACGATGTCGCGCCCATGGTGCTGGAGAAGACGAACGCGTCGAAGTTCGGCATCAAGTCGGGCGAGGGCATGTTCTCCTACACGCCCGAGCAGACCAAGGCGCTGCAAGGCGAACGGGCGCGCAAATTGGTCGCGGTGCGGCGTATCCTGGAGGGCCGGGAGTAG
- a CDS encoding transcriptional regulator, translated as MPPDLNLRISPRTVQRETVDKLRLAIFSGLFQPGSRLIESQLCTQLGISRPSLREALRSLEAERLIEIVPNRGPSIPALSWEVATAIYEVRELLEVEAAGRCALRISPEQLRELEKSLSAFEEAASSNDSLAQVMTAADFYSIILANCGNPILEEVHRGLVARISFFRGRSMSLEGRAQSSLAEMREIFESIAAGDEKAARKASKQHVLRAKAAAKISMDHGI; from the coding sequence ATGCCCCCAGATTTGAATTTGCGAATTTCGCCACGGACCGTGCAACGGGAGACCGTCGACAAGTTACGGCTGGCGATCTTCTCCGGATTGTTTCAGCCGGGAAGCCGCCTCATCGAAAGTCAACTGTGCACACAACTCGGCATCAGCCGCCCCTCGCTGAGGGAGGCTTTGCGCAGTCTTGAGGCCGAGCGCCTGATCGAGATCGTGCCCAACCGCGGGCCGTCGATACCGGCGCTTTCATGGGAGGTGGCAACCGCCATCTACGAGGTTCGAGAGCTGTTGGAAGTCGAGGCGGCGGGACGATGCGCGCTAAGGATTTCGCCGGAACAGTTGCGTGAACTCGAGAAATCTCTTTCCGCATTCGAAGAGGCGGCATCGAGCAATGACAGCCTGGCGCAGGTGATGACCGCCGCGGACTTCTATTCCATCATACTCGCGAATTGCGGCAACCCGATCCTGGAGGAAGTCCATCGCGGTCTTGTGGCCAGGATCAGCTTCTTCCGAGGACGATCGATGTCCCTGGAGGGCAGAGCACAAAGCAGCCTGGCGGAGATGAGGGAGATCTTCGAATCCATCGCCGCCGGCGACGAGAAGGCCGCCCGCAAAGCCTCGAAACAGCACGTCCTGAGGGCGAAAGCGGCGGCGAAGATATCCATGGACCACGGGATTTGA
- a CDS encoding Raf kinase inhibitor-like protein, YbhB/YbcL family, whose amino-acid sequence MPLNIKDLKITSADFKPLGKLRDEHAGDKGNVLPRLTVSGVPAGTKELAVICHDPDAPLANGFTHWVVYGIDPSTTDLSDAQEKFRVGPNGAGGKQYYGPQPPAGHGEHHYYFWVYALDTKVEGTPTREEFLQKYAGNIIEQNRIVGIYENK is encoded by the coding sequence ATGCCCCTGAACATCAAGGACCTCAAGATCACGTCGGCGGATTTCAAGCCGCTCGGGAAACTGCGTGACGAGCATGCCGGCGACAAGGGCAACGTATTGCCCAGGCTTACCGTCAGCGGCGTCCCGGCAGGGACGAAGGAACTGGCGGTCATCTGCCACGATCCGGACGCGCCGCTCGCCAACGGTTTCACGCATTGGGTGGTCTACGGCATCGATCCCTCGACCACCGACCTGTCGGATGCGCAGGAGAAATTCCGCGTCGGCCCCAACGGCGCCGGTGGCAAGCAATATTACGGCCCTCAGCCGCCCGCGGGTCATGGTGAGCATCACTACTATTTCTGGGTCTATGCGCTCGACACGAAGGTCGAAGGAACGCCCACCCGGGAGGAGTTCCTGCAGAAATATGCCGGAAACATCATCGAGCAGAACCGGATCGTCGGCATCTACGAAAACAAGTGA
- a CDS encoding dehydrogenase, producing the protein MKRTMPHAESYDYIIVGAGSAGCVLANRLSADPGCSVLLLEAGGWDSDPMIHIPLGWGKILTERRHDWMYFCEPEDNVGGRRVECARGKVIGGSSSTNAMAYVRGNRGDYDRWAASGLRDWSYDKVLPYFRKQESWEGGGNQYRGGNGPVSTQFCRYKDTLIDAFAKASVDAGYAQTNDYNGERQEGFGRLQMTISKGRRASTASAYLRPVLKRPNLTVLTEASATKIVLEGARATGVTINHRGGERTVLARREVLLSGGVINTPQLMMLSGIGAQDELAAHGIQTRVDLPAVGKNLQDHVSVILMYRRRAPGGPFLRNMRADRIGLDFVKTYLTGRGFSGDVPGGVVAFLKSGPARPLPDVQLLFTAAPLAAWPYFKPFKAPFADGFATRIVATQPESRGAVKLASADPSAAPLIHQNFLASPKDWESLRAGFRVARDLAAQPSMQPFIEAEFFPGPKCQSDDEIDEHIRKTSITVHHPAGTCRMGADDASVVDPQLRVRGVDGLRVVDASVMPDLVCGNINAAVIMIAEKAADLIASSKQSGTMQ; encoded by the coding sequence ATGAAACGCACCATGCCGCATGCTGAAAGCTACGATTACATCATTGTTGGGGCCGGATCGGCCGGTTGCGTGCTCGCCAACCGGCTGAGCGCCGACCCGGGATGTTCGGTGCTGTTGCTGGAGGCCGGCGGCTGGGACAGCGATCCGATGATCCACATTCCGCTTGGATGGGGCAAAATCCTGACCGAGCGTCGGCATGACTGGATGTATTTCTGCGAGCCGGAAGACAATGTCGGAGGACGCCGGGTCGAGTGCGCGCGCGGAAAGGTCATTGGCGGATCCTCGTCGACCAACGCCATGGCCTATGTGCGGGGCAATCGCGGCGATTACGATCGTTGGGCAGCTTCTGGGCTCAGGGACTGGTCGTACGACAAGGTGCTGCCGTATTTCCGCAAGCAGGAAAGCTGGGAAGGCGGCGGGAACCAGTATCGTGGCGGCAACGGCCCGGTCAGCACCCAGTTCTGCCGCTACAAGGACACGCTGATCGACGCATTTGCGAAAGCCAGCGTGGACGCCGGCTATGCGCAGACGAACGACTACAATGGCGAGCGGCAGGAAGGGTTCGGCCGCCTCCAGATGACGATTTCGAAGGGCCGGCGCGCCTCGACCGCCTCTGCCTATCTGCGGCCGGTGCTGAAGCGGCCCAATCTGACCGTCCTGACGGAAGCGAGCGCGACGAAGATCGTGCTGGAGGGTGCGCGCGCCACCGGCGTCACCATAAACCATCGCGGCGGCGAACGCACGGTTCTCGCCCGTAGGGAAGTGCTGCTTTCCGGCGGTGTGATCAACACGCCGCAACTCATGATGCTGTCGGGCATCGGGGCGCAGGACGAGCTTGCCGCGCACGGGATCCAGACGCGGGTCGACCTGCCGGCGGTCGGCAAGAACCTGCAGGATCACGTCTCGGTCATCCTCATGTACCGGCGCCGGGCTCCGGGCGGCCCTTTCCTGCGCAACATGCGTGCCGACCGGATCGGGCTCGATTTCGTCAAGACCTACCTCACGGGACGCGGTTTTTCCGGCGATGTGCCCGGCGGTGTTGTCGCCTTCCTGAAGAGCGGTCCGGCGCGGCCATTGCCGGATGTGCAACTGCTCTTCACGGCGGCGCCGCTCGCGGCATGGCCATATTTCAAGCCGTTCAAGGCGCCGTTTGCAGACGGCTTCGCAACACGCATCGTGGCGACACAGCCTGAAAGCCGGGGAGCGGTGAAACTGGCGTCGGCTGATCCTTCCGCGGCGCCTCTGATCCACCAGAATTTCCTCGCCTCGCCGAAGGATTGGGAATCGCTGCGGGCCGGCTTCCGGGTGGCGCGCGATCTTGCCGCGCAGCCCTCCATGCAGCCCTTCATCGAGGCGGAATTCTTTCCCGGTCCGAAGTGCCAGAGCGACGACGAGATCGACGAGCATATCCGCAAGACCTCCATCACAGTGCATCATCCGGCCGGGACCTGCCGGATGGGCGCCGATGATGCCTCGGTCGTCGACCCGCAATTGCGCGTGCGCGGCGTCGACGGCCTCAGGGTGGTGGACGCTTCCGTCATGCCCGACCTGGTCTGCGGAAACATCAATGCGGCGGTGATCATGATCGCCGAGAAAGCCGCCGACCTCATCGCCAGCTCAAAACAAAGCGGGACAATGCAATGA
- a CDS encoding 2-methyl-3-hydroxypyridine-5-carboxylic acid oxygenase — protein sequence MANVNKTPGKTRRAEVAGGGFAGLTAAIALKQIGWDVRLHEKSSELRAFGAGIYLWHNGLRVLEGLGALDDVLQGSHTPPTYETWMHNKSVSKETFNGLPWRIMTRSHLHDALVNRARALGVDISVNSETVAADPEGRLTLQTGEVLEADLIVGADGVGSKVRDSIGFKKDRWVSKDGLIRLIVPRMKKELGHGEWDNTIDMWNFWPRVQRILYSPCNENELYLGLMAPAADPRGSAVPIDLEVWVEMFPFLEPCLVEAAKLKTARYDKYETTKLDSWTRGKVALVGDAAHAMCPALAQGAGCAMVNAFSLSQDLEEGASVEDALVAWEKRIRPITDRCQALSGDYAANRSLSKGNMFTPAALEAARYDPLRRVFSWPQ from the coding sequence ATGGCCAATGTAAACAAAACTCCGGGCAAAACGCGTCGCGCCGAAGTCGCCGGCGGCGGCTTTGCCGGCCTGACCGCCGCCATCGCTCTCAAGCAGATCGGTTGGGACGTCAGGCTGCACGAAAAGAGCTCGGAGCTGCGGGCGTTCGGCGCTGGCATCTATCTCTGGCACAATGGCCTTCGCGTGCTCGAAGGACTGGGCGCCCTGGACGATGTTCTCCAGGGTTCGCACACGCCTCCGACCTACGAGACCTGGATGCACAACAAGTCGGTCTCCAAGGAGACTTTCAACGGTCTGCCCTGGCGCATCATGACGCGCAGCCACCTGCACGATGCCCTGGTCAACCGCGCTCGTGCGCTTGGTGTCGACATAAGCGTCAATTCCGAGACGGTCGCCGCCGATCCGGAAGGTCGCCTGACGCTTCAGACCGGCGAGGTTCTCGAAGCCGATCTGATCGTCGGCGCCGATGGCGTCGGCTCCAAGGTCAGGGATTCCATCGGCTTCAAAAAGGATCGATGGGTTTCGAAAGATGGTCTCATCCGGCTGATTGTCCCGCGCATGAAGAAAGAGCTCGGTCATGGCGAGTGGGACAACACCATCGACATGTGGAACTTCTGGCCACGTGTTCAGCGCATTCTCTATTCGCCCTGCAATGAGAATGAACTCTATCTGGGCTTGATGGCTCCGGCCGCCGATCCTCGCGGATCCGCCGTTCCGATCGATCTCGAAGTCTGGGTCGAGATGTTTCCTTTCCTTGAGCCGTGCCTGGTCGAGGCGGCCAAGCTGAAAACCGCCCGATACGACAAGTACGAAACGACCAAGCTGGATAGCTGGACAAGAGGCAAGGTCGCCCTTGTGGGTGATGCCGCGCATGCCATGTGCCCGGCTCTTGCCCAGGGTGCCGGTTGCGCGATGGTCAACGCCTTCAGCCTGTCGCAGGACCTGGAGGAGGGCGCTTCAGTCGAGGATGCGCTCGTCGCGTGGGAGAAGCGCATCCGCCCGATCACGGATCGCTGCCAGGCCCTGTCCGGCGACTATGCGGCGAACCGCTCGCTCTCGAAGGGAAACATGTTCACACCGGCGGCACTGGAAGCTGCCCGCTACGACCCTCTGCGCCGTGTCTTCTCGTGGCCGCAATAA
- a CDS encoding ribulose-5-phosphate 4-epimerase-like epimerase or aldolase, whose protein sequence is MKDNNPAHQKVFEELVTATKILLNEGILDTFGHISARDPEDPESFFLAQKLAPSLITVGDIQRFNLDGETSDNRPSYLERYIHSEIYKARPDVQCVLHSHSPAVLPYCFTDQPLRPVTHMGAFLGDAVPVYEIRDKQGDDTDLFGGSRSVCADIAESLGNYPVVLMARHGVVNVGSSVRQVVFRAFYLEQEAAAHTAGLRIGTIKYLSPGEIKAAGNLVGAQIDRGWDHWSQRLREAGLA, encoded by the coding sequence ATGAAAGACAACAACCCCGCGCACCAGAAGGTCTTCGAGGAACTCGTCACGGCAACGAAGATACTTCTGAACGAAGGCATCCTGGATACGTTCGGGCACATCAGTGCCCGTGACCCCGAGGATCCCGAGAGCTTCTTCCTGGCGCAGAAGCTGGCTCCAAGCCTGATAACGGTTGGGGATATCCAGCGGTTCAACCTCGACGGCGAGACCTCGGACAACCGGCCATCCTATCTGGAGCGCTATATCCACAGCGAGATCTACAAGGCACGGCCCGACGTCCAGTGCGTGCTCCACAGCCATTCGCCGGCTGTCCTGCCCTATTGCTTCACCGACCAGCCGCTGCGGCCCGTGACCCATATGGGGGCTTTCCTCGGCGACGCCGTCCCGGTCTACGAGATACGCGACAAGCAGGGAGACGATACCGATCTCTTTGGCGGCAGCCGGAGCGTCTGTGCGGACATCGCTGAAAGTCTCGGGAACTATCCCGTCGTGCTCATGGCACGCCACGGCGTCGTCAATGTCGGCAGTTCCGTCCGGCAGGTGGTGTTCCGGGCCTTCTATCTTGAGCAGGAGGCGGCAGCGCATACCGCCGGCCTGCGGATCGGCACGATCAAGTATCTGTCGCCGGGCGAAATCAAGGCCGCAGGAAATCTCGTCGGCGCCCAGATCGACCGTGGATGGGATCACTGGTCGCAGCGCCTCAGGGAAGCAGGCTTGGCCTAG